In Metopolophium dirhodum isolate CAU chromosome 7, ASM1992520v1, whole genome shotgun sequence, one genomic interval encodes:
- the LOC132948112 gene encoding 3-hydroxy-3-methylglutaryl-coenzyme A reductase isoform X2 — translation MFDNIFGGIGKGCASHPWEVIVGVLTVTACMLTIDKTADPSLSAGPNSLPHSTKIVDDESHAIDVIFMTLIRCIAVLYCYYQFNNLRQLDSKYVLGIAAMFTVFSSFVFSTIVIHYLNGDLKDAMFLFLLVLLVNLKKASLLAQFALSGCSQTEVINNISKGMSLLGPSFSLDSIVCSLVISVGMLSGVQRLETLCMFTCMSFIVNYVVIMSFYPACLSLVLDLLRRGDENGMPFWGDRSQITAICNDHKTDPITQRVKVIMSVGVMIVHAQSRWALSGMETEADNMLGIQVTKFAVFNETEENNHRSVHSSIVHWMASGADHIVILILLLSMIVWFWFFGDRDDLAHTLAQVNKKQSTNTSGHFVHVLETQKDFKHTHSQTEYRKASVYTSNKMVQTENVDGDIVDGDNIVEIRPFDECLDIYKTQKSAEQLNDDEVLMLVKSNHIKPYMLEKCVNNPERGVGLRRKIIAAESNLTEALIQLPYIGYDYSKVLGTNCENVIGYVAVPVGVAGPLLVDDVFYQVPMATTEGCLVASTNRGCRALTMCSGVITRVVDDGMTRGPVVRFSSVTTASEAKMWMDNPEKFQIIKSAFDSTSRFARLTKLLVRIAGRHLFIRFTAFTGDAMGMNMLSKGTEKSLKVIKGYFPDMEVLSLSGNFCSDKKPAAVNWIEGRGKYVVSEAVVPSKIVTEVLKTTVAALVDVNISKNLMGSAIAGSIGGNNAHAANVVTAVYIATGQDPAQNVASSNCMTLMEAFGEDLYVSCTMPSIEIGTVGGGTSLPGQSACLEMLGVRGANSQTPGANAKQLARILCATVLAGELSLMSALTAGHLVKSHMIHNRSGPSIQNLESEPCESTRQFTHCVS, via the exons ATGTTCGACAACATATTCGGTGGTATTGGCAAAGGCTGTGCCAGCCACCCCTGGGAAGTGATCGTAGGAGTGCTGACTGTCACGGCGTGCATGCTGACGATTGACAAGACGGCCGATCCATCACTGTCGGCCGGACCGAACAGCCTACCACACAGCACTAAGATCGTT GATGACGAATCGCACGCCATCGACGTAATATTTATGACTTTAATAAGATGTATAGCCGTGCTTTACTGCTATTATCAGTTCAATAATCTCAGGCAGTtggattcaaaatatgttttgg gtaTTGCTGCCATGTTTACAGTATTTTCAAGCTTTGTTTTTAGTACCATAGTAATACATTACTTAAATGGAGACTTAAA AGATGCTATGTTCCTATTCCTATTAGTTTTACTTGTTAACTTAAAAAAAGCCAGTTTGTTGGCACAATTTGCACTAAGTGGCTGCTCACAGACCGAAGTAATCAACAATATATCTAAAGGCATGTCATTGCTAGGTCCATCATTTTCTTTGGACTCAATTGTATGTAGTCTTGTTATCAGTGTCGGGATGCTGTCAGGTGTCCAACGTTTAGAAACACTGTGTATGTTTACATGCATGTCATTCATTGTAAACTATGTGGTAATCATGAGTTTTTATCCAGCTTGTTTATCGTTGGTATTGGat TTACTTAGAAGAGGAGATGAAAATGGTATGCCGTTTTGGGGTGACCGTTCTCAGATAACTGCCATTTGCAATGATCATAAAACTGATCCAATCACACAACGCGTTAAGGTGATAATGTCAGTTGGTGTAATGATTGTTCACGCGCAGAG TCGATGGGCATTGAGTGGTATGGAAACAGAAGCAGATAATATGTTAGGAATACAAGTTACCAAGTTTGCTGTATTTAATGAAACCGAAGAGAATAACCACCGTTCTGTTCATAGCTCTATTGTACA TTGGATGGCTAGTGGGGCCGATCATATAGTTATATTGATACTTTTACTATCAATGATAGTTTGGTTTTGGTTCTTTGGAGACCGTGATGATCTAGCTCATACCTTAGCACAGGTGAATAAAAAACAGTCAACTAACACATCCG GTCATTTTGTACATGTCCTTGAAACCCAAAAAGATTTTAAACATACACATAGCCAAACTGAGTATCGAAAAGCATCAGTTTATACTTCCAACAAAATGGTTCAAACAGAAAATGTTGATGGTGATATTGTTGATGGTGATAACATTGTGGAAATCAGGCCTTTTGATGAAtgtttagatatttataaaactcag aaatcagCTGAACAATTAAATGATGATGAAGTATTAATGTTGGTGAAGTCGAATCATATAAAACCGTACATGTTAGAAAAATGTGTCAATAACCCTGAGAGGGGTGTTGGTCttagaagaaaaataattgCAGCAGAAAGCAATCTGACGGAAGCCTTAATACAATTACCTTACATTGGTTATGATTATTCTAAA GTACTAGGAACCAATTGCGAGAACGTTATAGGATATGTAGCTGTGCCTGTTGGAGTAGCTGGACCATTACTTGTGGATGATGTGTTTTATCAAGTACCCATGGCGACCACTGAAGGTTGTTTAGTGGCCAGTACTAACAGAGGATGTAGAGCACTAACAATGTGCAGTGGCGTTATAACTAGAGTTGTGGATGATGGTATGACTAGAGGACCCGTTGTCCGATTTTCTTCAGTTACTACTGCTAG cGAAGCGAAAATGTGGATGGACAATCCAGAaaagtttcaaataattaaGTCGGCATTTGATTCAACGAGCAGATTTGCAAGACTCACAAAATTACTTGTGCGTATTGCTGGTCGACATTTATTTATTCGGTTTACAGCTTTTACAGGTGATGCAATGGGCATGAATATGTTATCCAAa GGAACAGAAAAATCACTTAAAGTCATTAAAGGATACTTCCCCGACATGGAAGTTTTAAGTTTGAGTGGTAATTTTTGTTCAGACAAAAAGCCAGCCGCAGTCAattg GATTGAAGGCCGTGGAAAATATGTTGTTAGTGAAGCAGTTGTACCTTCAAAAATTGTCACCGAGGTACTGAAAACTACTGTAGCAGCATTGGTTGATGTTAACATAAGCAAAAACTTGATGGGATCAGCAATTGCTGGTAGTATTGGAGGAAATAATGCACATGCAGCCAATGTTGTTACAGCTGTATACATTGCTACAGGACAA GATCCAGCGCAAAATGTGGCGAGCAGCAATTGCATGACACTGATGGAAGCATTTGGTGAAGACCTGTATGTATCATGTACAATGCCTTCAATTGAGATTGGTACAGTAGGTGGAGGAACTTCATTACCTGGTCAATCTGCGTGTTTGGAAATGCTTGGCGTACGAGGTGCAAACTCTCAAACACCTGGAGCCAACGCCAAACAATTAGCACGTATACTGTGTGCAACAGTTTTAGCCGGTGAACTGTCGCTGATGTCGGCCTTGACTGCTGGTCATTTAGTAAAAAGTCACATGATTCACAATCG gtCCGGTCCTTCTATTCAGAATTTAGAATCAGAACCATGCGAATCAACCAGACAATTTACACACTGTGTGTCTTGA
- the LOC132948112 gene encoding 3-hydroxy-3-methylglutaryl-coenzyme A reductase isoform X1, whose translation MESIGTRNRPIDMFDNIFGGIGKGCASHPWEVIVGVLTVTACMLTIDKTADPSLSAGPNSLPHSTKIVDDESHAIDVIFMTLIRCIAVLYCYYQFNNLRQLDSKYVLGIAAMFTVFSSFVFSTIVIHYLNGDLKDAMFLFLLVLLVNLKKASLLAQFALSGCSQTEVINNISKGMSLLGPSFSLDSIVCSLVISVGMLSGVQRLETLCMFTCMSFIVNYVVIMSFYPACLSLVLDLLRRGDENGMPFWGDRSQITAICNDHKTDPITQRVKVIMSVGVMIVHAQSRWALSGMETEADNMLGIQVTKFAVFNETEENNHRSVHSSIVHWMASGADHIVILILLLSMIVWFWFFGDRDDLAHTLAQVNKKQSTNTSGHFVHVLETQKDFKHTHSQTEYRKASVYTSNKMVQTENVDGDIVDGDNIVEIRPFDECLDIYKTQKSAEQLNDDEVLMLVKSNHIKPYMLEKCVNNPERGVGLRRKIIAAESNLTEALIQLPYIGYDYSKVLGTNCENVIGYVAVPVGVAGPLLVDDVFYQVPMATTEGCLVASTNRGCRALTMCSGVITRVVDDGMTRGPVVRFSSVTTASEAKMWMDNPEKFQIIKSAFDSTSRFARLTKLLVRIAGRHLFIRFTAFTGDAMGMNMLSKGTEKSLKVIKGYFPDMEVLSLSGNFCSDKKPAAVNWIEGRGKYVVSEAVVPSKIVTEVLKTTVAALVDVNISKNLMGSAIAGSIGGNNAHAANVVTAVYIATGQDPAQNVASSNCMTLMEAFGEDLYVSCTMPSIEIGTVGGGTSLPGQSACLEMLGVRGANSQTPGANAKQLARILCATVLAGELSLMSALTAGHLVKSHMIHNRSGPSIQNLESEPCESTRQFTHCVS comes from the exons GACCCATAGATATGTTCGACAACATATTCGGTGGTATTGGCAAAGGCTGTGCCAGCCACCCCTGGGAAGTGATCGTAGGAGTGCTGACTGTCACGGCGTGCATGCTGACGATTGACAAGACGGCCGATCCATCACTGTCGGCCGGACCGAACAGCCTACCACACAGCACTAAGATCGTT GATGACGAATCGCACGCCATCGACGTAATATTTATGACTTTAATAAGATGTATAGCCGTGCTTTACTGCTATTATCAGTTCAATAATCTCAGGCAGTtggattcaaaatatgttttgg gtaTTGCTGCCATGTTTACAGTATTTTCAAGCTTTGTTTTTAGTACCATAGTAATACATTACTTAAATGGAGACTTAAA AGATGCTATGTTCCTATTCCTATTAGTTTTACTTGTTAACTTAAAAAAAGCCAGTTTGTTGGCACAATTTGCACTAAGTGGCTGCTCACAGACCGAAGTAATCAACAATATATCTAAAGGCATGTCATTGCTAGGTCCATCATTTTCTTTGGACTCAATTGTATGTAGTCTTGTTATCAGTGTCGGGATGCTGTCAGGTGTCCAACGTTTAGAAACACTGTGTATGTTTACATGCATGTCATTCATTGTAAACTATGTGGTAATCATGAGTTTTTATCCAGCTTGTTTATCGTTGGTATTGGat TTACTTAGAAGAGGAGATGAAAATGGTATGCCGTTTTGGGGTGACCGTTCTCAGATAACTGCCATTTGCAATGATCATAAAACTGATCCAATCACACAACGCGTTAAGGTGATAATGTCAGTTGGTGTAATGATTGTTCACGCGCAGAG TCGATGGGCATTGAGTGGTATGGAAACAGAAGCAGATAATATGTTAGGAATACAAGTTACCAAGTTTGCTGTATTTAATGAAACCGAAGAGAATAACCACCGTTCTGTTCATAGCTCTATTGTACA TTGGATGGCTAGTGGGGCCGATCATATAGTTATATTGATACTTTTACTATCAATGATAGTTTGGTTTTGGTTCTTTGGAGACCGTGATGATCTAGCTCATACCTTAGCACAGGTGAATAAAAAACAGTCAACTAACACATCCG GTCATTTTGTACATGTCCTTGAAACCCAAAAAGATTTTAAACATACACATAGCCAAACTGAGTATCGAAAAGCATCAGTTTATACTTCCAACAAAATGGTTCAAACAGAAAATGTTGATGGTGATATTGTTGATGGTGATAACATTGTGGAAATCAGGCCTTTTGATGAAtgtttagatatttataaaactcag aaatcagCTGAACAATTAAATGATGATGAAGTATTAATGTTGGTGAAGTCGAATCATATAAAACCGTACATGTTAGAAAAATGTGTCAATAACCCTGAGAGGGGTGTTGGTCttagaagaaaaataattgCAGCAGAAAGCAATCTGACGGAAGCCTTAATACAATTACCTTACATTGGTTATGATTATTCTAAA GTACTAGGAACCAATTGCGAGAACGTTATAGGATATGTAGCTGTGCCTGTTGGAGTAGCTGGACCATTACTTGTGGATGATGTGTTTTATCAAGTACCCATGGCGACCACTGAAGGTTGTTTAGTGGCCAGTACTAACAGAGGATGTAGAGCACTAACAATGTGCAGTGGCGTTATAACTAGAGTTGTGGATGATGGTATGACTAGAGGACCCGTTGTCCGATTTTCTTCAGTTACTACTGCTAG cGAAGCGAAAATGTGGATGGACAATCCAGAaaagtttcaaataattaaGTCGGCATTTGATTCAACGAGCAGATTTGCAAGACTCACAAAATTACTTGTGCGTATTGCTGGTCGACATTTATTTATTCGGTTTACAGCTTTTACAGGTGATGCAATGGGCATGAATATGTTATCCAAa GGAACAGAAAAATCACTTAAAGTCATTAAAGGATACTTCCCCGACATGGAAGTTTTAAGTTTGAGTGGTAATTTTTGTTCAGACAAAAAGCCAGCCGCAGTCAattg GATTGAAGGCCGTGGAAAATATGTTGTTAGTGAAGCAGTTGTACCTTCAAAAATTGTCACCGAGGTACTGAAAACTACTGTAGCAGCATTGGTTGATGTTAACATAAGCAAAAACTTGATGGGATCAGCAATTGCTGGTAGTATTGGAGGAAATAATGCACATGCAGCCAATGTTGTTACAGCTGTATACATTGCTACAGGACAA GATCCAGCGCAAAATGTGGCGAGCAGCAATTGCATGACACTGATGGAAGCATTTGGTGAAGACCTGTATGTATCATGTACAATGCCTTCAATTGAGATTGGTACAGTAGGTGGAGGAACTTCATTACCTGGTCAATCTGCGTGTTTGGAAATGCTTGGCGTACGAGGTGCAAACTCTCAAACACCTGGAGCCAACGCCAAACAATTAGCACGTATACTGTGTGCAACAGTTTTAGCCGGTGAACTGTCGCTGATGTCGGCCTTGACTGCTGGTCATTTAGTAAAAAGTCACATGATTCACAATCG gtCCGGTCCTTCTATTCAGAATTTAGAATCAGAACCATGCGAATCAACCAGACAATTTACACACTGTGTGTCTTGA